One Pyxicephalus adspersus chromosome 3, UCB_Pads_2.0, whole genome shotgun sequence genomic window carries:
- the SPATA4 gene encoding spermatogenesis-associated protein 4: protein MSSYPEAPRRTGVPRDVLRWLQSLDLSFSPKNFRRDFSNGYITAEIFYWYYPEDIQLHSFHNGTSLATKLGNWSQLEKFFQKRKLNVSKELIDGTIHCKPGAAELLLQETYVMLTNRRIKTIQDNEVDFTDRPYQDKLPLVARSTATKAVKSNITLSETLAEPDIIVNKQKVQSVIDLHLVQRQQERIDDPKRFNVKPSLGERAIRLPPPPPDRTGSQSSLSNGSGSSLGSSLSSSNSIRNKSNVNFKEIKVKQGDRSFVSSSVTSTASSPTLSTS from the exons ATGTCGTCCTATCCCGAAGCTCCGCGCAGAACCGGCGTGCCCAGAGATGTGCTCCGATGGCTGCAGAGCCTGGACTTAAGCTTCTCTCCTAAAAACTTCCGGAG AGACTTTTCTAATGGTTACATCACCGCTGAGATCTTCTATTGGTATTATCCTGAAGATATACAGTTACATTCATTCCACAATGGCACATCTCTAGCTACAAAACTAGGCAACTGGTCACAGCTGGAGAAG TTCTTCcaaaaaaggaaactgaatgTTTCCAAAGAATTAATTGATGGGACAATTCATTGCAAACCTGGAGCTGCAGAACTATTGCTACAAGAGACTTATGTTATGCTGACAAACAGGAG GATCAAAACTATTCAGGATAATGAAGTGGACTTCACTGATAGACCTTATCAGGACAAACTGCCTCTGGTAGCCAGATCTACAGCAACAAAGGCAGTAAAGAGCAATATAACCCTGAGCGAGACTCTGGCCGAGCCAGACATCATTGTCAACAAACAGAAAGTTCAGTCTGTCATTGATTTACATTTGGTGCAGAGACAGCAAGAGAGAATTGATGACCCAA AGCGGTTTAATGTGAAGCCATCATTAGGAGAGCGCGCCATTCGtctcccaccaccaccacctgaTCGTACTGGTAGTCAAAGCAGCTTGTCCAATGGATCGGGATCTTCTCTGGGATCTTCTTTGTCCTCTTCTAATA GCATCCGGAACAAATCAAATGTtaactttaaagaaattaaagtgAAGCAAGGAGATAGAAGCTTTGTGTCCTCCAGCGTGACTTCTACAGCATCATCTCCGACATTAAGCACATCCTAA